One genomic segment of Gopherus flavomarginatus isolate rGopFla2 chromosome 11, rGopFla2.mat.asm, whole genome shotgun sequence includes these proteins:
- the EMILIN3 gene encoding EMILIN-3: protein MSRTSGNSLFWVFAYLCLGTLVSPTDAKGTYYHHPAPVSYSNRYNLYTSGSSPQLSPGKPMGKHKSYCAYVVQRNVTCTLQDGVESYVKAEYHKCSWGPKCPGKILYRTFYRPKYKIGYKTVTELAWRCCPGLMGEGCHDSPTDQPGLLPQRPSPKIPPGHKMFPGPRVPPHPQIHPEPFPGPKKNHYGRKIPGIFGDRLDRLEEEVRRLSQSYDSLHNVVSGLGDHLRLAIQEDTNKMIGSLMNSPSVPDSTVGFGVIPDGIVDVADKADITTYPPVGEILAKVSEVSDVLKTKTDLLNEVHGLVLDHDGQIKHLLESARPSPLTSIDMLEEYVDTRLSNLRGELLDGFEKKLVKIQSTCDFRIKEVQQQCEEEKAANLRLQQTLDGKELEIKKEISQLETQIQGLTVVESCCGNLNYLTERMDILEKGLHSISESQKNLHSQLNGEFSTITLGSLVEGRFEDLEARLNATERETGSCCSSLEDSMMGLVRSELDGVRTSSEDKMRTLEDRFMTIVGELSNVTAPVGLDGAVMPLLEGELANMRKQTDERLEVLQSRLTTLESTCLLGCASASKDVETFRTEIEDCQSKNQDLLLRMDSNNDLLHKLNATILEIQRRIEEEATGSLQGEITLLKINLNTVSKSLTGLKDSVSQYSNTVLHVNSSLDEHEHKIEDAVHSIQEKVSDQGSQLIFSNKRVLNLKGDLERLKARIVNDLSNCKNAAHDLQKEVTQFDSRVAQVENMCGRLGAMTGSLDIIRDELEKHTGSLWGYMDHMNGTLTSHSQEITVLKDNLLDCQAKVTELAEQVTNLEGASEGKQH, encoded by the exons ATGAGCAGGACAAGTGGAAACTCTCTCTTCTGGGTTTTCGCCTACCTCTGCCTGGGGACGTTGGTTTCTCCGACGGATGCCAAAGGGACCTATTACCACCACCCCGCCCCTGTCTCTTACAGTAACAGATACAATCTTTATACCTCAGGATCTAGCCCTCAGCTCAGCCCCGGGAAGCCCATGGGGAAGCACAA GAGCTACTGTGCATACGTGGTGCAGAGAAATGTGACATGCACCCTGCAGGATGGGGTGGAGAGCTACGTGAAGGCAGAATATCACAAGTGCAGCTGGGGGCCCAAGTGCCCAGGGAAAATCCT GTACCGCACCTTCTACAGACCCAAGTACAAGATTGGCTACAAGACAGTGACTGAGCTGGCATGGAGGTGCTGCCCAGGACTCATGGGAGAAGGGTGCCACGACAGCCCTACCGATCAACCAGGTCTGCTGCCCCAGCGCCCCAGCCCAAAGATTCCTCCTGGTCACAAGATGTTTCCAGGTCCTAGAGTTCCTCCTCATCCCCAAATCCACCCTGAGCCGTTTCCAGGTCCAAAGAAGAACCACTATG GCAGGAAGATACCTGGCATCTTTGGGGACAGGCTGGACCGGCTGGAAGAGGAGGTAAGGCGCCTCTCGCAGTCCTACGACAGCCTGCACAATGTGGTGAGTGGGCTAGGGGACCACCTGCGTCTGGCCATCCAGGAGGACACCAACAAGATGATCGGGTCTCTGATGAACAGCCCAAGCGTGCCCGACTCAACGGTGGGCTTTGGGGTCATTCCCGATGGGATTGTGGATGTGGCTGACAAGGCGGACATCACCACCTATCCACCCGTGGGTGAGATCCTGGCCAAGGTGAGTGAGGTGAGTGACGTGCTGAAGACCAAGACAGATTTGCTCAATGAGGTGCATGGCCTGGTCCTGGACCATGACGGGCAGATCAAACACCTGCTGGAATCAGCTAGGCCATCACCCCTCACCTCCATTGACATGTTGGAGGAGTACGTGGACACCCGGCTGAGCAACCTGCGAGGAGAGCTGCTGGATGGCTTTGAGAAGAAGCTGGTGAAAATCCAGAGCACGTGTGACTTCAGGATCAAGGAGGTGCAGCAGCAGTGCGAGGAGGAGAAAGCTGCCAACTTGCGGCTACAGCAGACCCTGGACGGCAAAGAACTGGAGATCAAGAAGGAGATCTCCCAGCTGGAGACCCAGATCCAAGGGCTGACCGTGGTGGAGAGCTGCTGCGGCAACCTGAACTACCTCACCGAGCGCATGGATATCCTGGAGAAGGGCCTGCACAGCATCTCTGAGTCCCAGAAGAACCTGCACTCACAGCTCAACGGTGAGTTCTCCACCATCACCCTGGGGAGCCTCGTTGAAGGGCGCTTTGAGGACCTGGAGGCGAGGCTCAATGCTACGGAGAGAGAGACTGGCAGTTGCTGCTCCAGCTTGGAGGATAGCATGATGGGTCTGGTGAGGTCAGAGTTGGATGGTGTGAGGACCTCATCTGAGGACAAAATGAGGACCTTGGAGGACAGGTTCATGACCATTGTGGGGGAGCTAAGCAATGTCACTGCCCCAGTGGGCCTGGATGGAGCCGTGATGCCCTTGCTGGAGGGAGAGCTTGCCAACATGAGGAAGCAGACAGATGAGAGACTGGAGGTGCTGCAGAGCCGGCTCACCACCCTGGAGAGCACTTGCTTACTGGGCTGCGCCTCTGCTTCCAAAGATGTGGAGACCTTCCGGACAGAAATTGAGGACTGCCAGAGCAAGAACCAGGATCTGCTGCTCAGAATGGACAGCAACAACGACCTCCTGCACAAGTTGAATGCCACCATCCTGGAGATCCAGAGGCGGATTGAGGAGGAGGCAACCGGCTCCCTGCAAGGCGAGATCACCCTGCTCAAGATCAACTTGAATACCGTGAGCAAATCCCTGACAGGGCTCAAGGACTCCGTCTCCCAGTACTCCAACACCGTGCTGCACGTCAACTCCTCACTGGACGAACACGAGCACAAGATAGAGGACGCGGTGCACTCCATTCAGGAGAAGGTCAGTGACCAAGGCTCGCAACTCATCTTCAGTAACAAGCGTGTCCTGAACCTGAAAGGCGACCTGGAGAGACTCAAAGCCAGGATCGTGAATGATCTAAGCAACTGCAAGAACGCTGCACATGACCTGCAGAAGGAGGTGACCCAGTTCGACAGCCGTGTGGCCCAGGTGGAAAACATGTGCGGCAGGCTTGGTGCCATGACGGGGAGCCTGGACATCATCCGTGATGAGCTGGAGAAGCACACAGGCAGCCTGTGGGGCTACATGGACCATATGAACGGGACTTTGACCTCCCACTCTCAGGAAATAACTGTACTGAAGGACAACTTGCTGGATTGCCAGGCCAAAGTCACAGAGCTGGCCGAACAGGTCACCAACTTGGAAGGTGCTTCAGAGGGGAAGCAGCATTAG